Proteins encoded together in one Camarhynchus parvulus chromosome 12, STF_HiC, whole genome shotgun sequence window:
- the LOC115908420 gene encoding probable G-protein coupled receptor, protein MPSWTGSNTTDSLELLSIPEHSIGQEVVGLFCMILLTLTALVANIVVMVIILKTPLFRKFIFVCHLCVVNLLSAIFLMPLGIISSSSCFNWVIYSIAECKAVIFLNICFISASILTICIISVERYYYIVHPLRYEVKMTIRLAVAGVVFIWVKSVLITVLALVAWPHGNGATSASRCTVYWSPGAHKKVFVILFSITCFILPTIIILAVYSSIYRVARTASLQQAPVPAQAVAPRHRCDSIASQLTILTARILMLPRLIPDRLLGSNKAILTLVLIVGQFLCCWLPFFAFHLHSSVPLATMGGGHGEMVVTWIAYSSFAVNPFFYGLLNRQIREELARLRRSCLNHPLGQELCLSISEASVQENFLQFLQRATCTLETHSSCISPSPRNRLDQTTTSFPTPGQVPEESS, encoded by the coding sequence ATGCCGAGCTGGACGGGGTCAAACACCACGGACAGCCtagagctgctctccatccccgAGCACTCCATTGGCCAGGAGGTGGTGGGCCTCTTCTGCATGATCCTGCTCACCCTCACCGCCCTGGTGGCCAACATCGTAGTGATGGTCATCATCCTCAAAACGCCCCTTTTCAGGAAGTTCATCTTTGTCTGCCACCTCTGCGTGGTCAATCTCCTTTCAGCCATTTTCCTCATGCCCCTGGGGAtcatctccagctcctcctgtttcAACTGGGTTATCTACAGCATTGCTGAGTGCAAGGCCGTGATATTCCTGAACATCTGCTTCATCAGTGCCTCTATTCTCACCATCTGCATCATCAGCGTGGAGCGGTACTACTACATCGTCCACCCCCTGAGGTATGAGGTCAAGATGACCATCAGGCTGGCCGTGGCTGGAGTGGTTTTCATTTGGGTCAAGTCTGTTCTCATCACTGTCTTGGCACTAGTGGCATGGCCTCATGGCAATGGGGCCACCAGTGCCAGCCGCTGCACGGTCTACTGGAGCCCTGGGGCCCACAAGAAGGTTTTTGTGATCCTCTTCAGCATCACCTGCTTTATTCTGCCCACCATCATTATCCTTGCTGTCTACTCCAGCATCTACCGCGTGGCCCGGACTGcgtccctgcagcaggcaccCGTGCCAGCGCAGGCAGTGGCACCCAGACACCGATGTGACTCCATCGCCAGCCAGTTGACCATCCTCACTGCCAGGATCCTGATGCTGCCCAGGCTGATCCCAGACCGCCTGCTGGGAAGCAACAAGGCCATCCTCACCTTGGTCCTCATTGTGGGACAGTtcttgtgctgctggctgcctttctttgctttccacTTGCACTCCTCTGTCCCTCTTGCCACTATGGGTGGTGGGCACGGGGAGATGGTGGTCACCTGGATTGCCTACTCCTCCTTTGCCGTTAATCCTTTCTTCTACGGGTTGCTGAACCGCCAAATCCGTGAGGAGCTGGCCCGGCTCCGGCGCAGCTGTCTTAACCATCCACTTGGTCAGGAGCTCTGTCTTTCCATCTCAGAGGCTTCTGTTCAGGAAAACTTCTTGCAGTTCCTCCAGAGAGCAACTTGCACGCTGGAgacccacagcagctgcatcagccccagccccaggaacaggCTAGACCAGACCACAACAAGCTTCCCTACCCCAGGTCAAGTTCCCGAAGAGAGCAGCTGA
- the PARP3 gene encoding protein mono-ADP-ribosyltransferase PARP3 produces MASKRQASSSKQPDSREKKQKVEEEDDTWSSTLATLKTAPKEKPPATIDGLCPLSSALGARVYEDYDCTLNQTNISANNNKFYILQLLEHHGAYSVCSRWGRVGEPGQTKLMPCASLEAAKRGFEKKFREKTKNSWATRENFIAYPGKYTLIEVQPGAGQEVEATLRGDAVDGDKVCKRRVLPCTLDRATQDLVSLIFSSDMFRDAMQTMDIDVKKMPLGKLSKQQIARGFEALEELEAALREQPPQATHLEELSSRFYTIVPHNFGRARPPTINSPELLRAKKDMLLVLADIELAQSLQAQKEKEEEEEKEVAHPLDQDYALLCCQLSLLDPASREYQLIQTYVMQTGHKLHILNIWQVARDGEDERFKAHELLEHRRLLWHGTSVAVVAAILRSGLRIMPHSGGRVGRGIYFASENSKSAGYVGCTSKKVGIMFLTEVALGKPYRITRDDPTLREPPAGYDSVLACGRTEPDPAQDEEVLLDGKKVLVCQGKPIPMPAYKDSSFSQSEYLIYKESQCRLRYLVQLRF; encoded by the exons ATGGCTTCCAAGCGCCAGGCTTCCTCCTCGAAGCAGCcagacagcagggaaaagaaacagaaagtggAAGAGGAGGACGACACCTGGAGCTCCACCTTGGCAACCCTGAAAACTGCTCCCAAGGAGAAGCCACCTGCCACCATTGATGGGCTGTGCCCCCTGAGCTCAGCACTGGGTGCCCGG GTCTATGAGGACTATGACTGCACCCTGAACCAGACCAACATCAGTGCCAACAACAACAAGTTCTacatcctccagctcctggagcaccATGGTGCCTACAGCGTCTGCAGCCGCTGGGGCCGCGTG GGAGAGCCAGGCCAGACCAAGCTCATGCCCTGTGCCTCCCTGGAAGCTGCCAAGAGGGGCTTTGAGAAGAAGTTTCGAGAGAAGACCAAGAACAGCTGGGCAACAAGGGAGAACTTTATTGCCTACCCAGGGAAGTACACGCTCATTGAGgtgcagccaggggctgggcaggaagTGGAGGCTACACTCAGG GGGGATGCCGTGGATGGGGACAAGGTGTGCAAGCGGCGGGTGCTGCCCTGCACCTTGGACAGAGCCACACAGGACCTGGTGTCCCTCATCTTCAGCAGTGACATGTTCCGGGACGCCATGCAGACCATGGACATCG ATGTGAAGAAGATGCCTCTGGGGAAGCTGAGCAAGCAGCAGATCGCGAGGGGCTTTGAGgcactggaggagctggaggcagctctgagggagCAGCCCCCCCAGGCCACCCACCTGGAGGAACTCTCCTCACGCTTCTACACCATCGTCCCACACAACTTTGGACGGGCACGGCCCCCCACCATCAACTCCCCTGAGCTGCTGCGTGCCAAGAAGGACATGCTGCTG gtGCTGGCTGACATTGAGCTtgcacagagcctgcaggctcagaaagagaaggaggaagaggaggagaaagaagttGCCCATCCATTGGATCAGGATTAcgccctgctctgctgccagctctccctgcttgACCCAGCTTCCCGGGAATACCAG CTGATCCAGACCTATGTGATGCAGACTGGGCACAAACTCCACATCCTCAACATCTGGCAGGTGGCCCGAGATGGCGAG gATGAGCGTTTCAAGGCCCACGAGCTGCTGGAGCACCGGCGGCTGCTGTGGCATGGCACCAGCGTGGCGGTGGTGGCAGCCATCCTGAGGAGCGGGCTGCGCATCATGCCCCACTCCGGCGGCCGCGTGGGCAGGGGCATCTACTTTGCCTCTGAGAACAGCAAGTCAGCCGGCTATG TGGGCTGTACATCTAAGAAAGTTGGCATCATGTTCCTGACGGAGGTGGCCCTGGGCAAGCCCTACCGCATCACGCGTGATGACCCCACGCTGCGTGAGCCACCCGCTGGCTATGACAGTGTCCTGGCCTGCGGCCGGACAGAGCCGG ATCCTGCACAGGAtgaggaggtgctgctggacgGCAAGAAGGTGCTGGTGTGCCAGGGCAAGCCCATCCCCATGCCTGCCTACAAGGACTCCTCCTTCAGCCAGAGCGAGTACCTCATCTACAAGGAAAGCCAGTGCCGGCTCCGCTACCTTGTCCAGCTCCGCTTCTGA